From Paenibacillus sp. V4I7, one genomic window encodes:
- a CDS encoding FMN-binding negative transcriptional regulator produces the protein MYIPSHFEINDDLITYDIIEQNSFATLISLHQGGPFATHLPLSLDKNREYLFGHFARPNPQWKDIEKQEVLAIFHGPHCYISPSWYETPTTVPTWNYAAVHVYGQVELVDDVKEVMSSLTDLVLKYEEPGSSYQLDQVDASYLAGLSKGIQGFRIRITRIEGKAKLSQNQPAERQELVIKRLETMAGEDERKIASLMRDNLRA, from the coding sequence TGTACATTCCATCACACTTCGAAATAAATGATGACTTAATTACTTACGATATTATCGAGCAAAATAGCTTTGCTACACTGATTTCTCTTCATCAAGGCGGTCCATTCGCAACTCACCTCCCCTTATCATTGGATAAGAATAGAGAATACTTATTTGGACATTTTGCACGCCCTAATCCGCAATGGAAAGATATCGAAAAGCAGGAAGTCTTAGCGATTTTTCATGGTCCGCATTGCTATATCTCTCCCTCTTGGTATGAGACACCCACTACAGTTCCCACTTGGAATTATGCAGCTGTTCATGTATATGGCCAGGTTGAGCTTGTAGACGATGTAAAAGAAGTGATGAGCTCGTTAACTGATTTGGTTTTAAAATATGAAGAACCGGGCAGTTCCTATCAATTAGACCAAGTAGATGCTAGTTACTTAGCAGGTCTGAGTAAAGGTATACAAGGATTTAGAATCAGAATTACTCGCATCGAAGGTAAGGCAAAATTGAGTCAAAACCAGCCAGCAGAACGACAAGAGCTTGTTATAAAACGATTAGAAACAATGGCTGGTGAAGATGAACGTAAAATTGCCTCTCTTATGAGAGATAATCTTAGAGCTTGA
- a CDS encoding ABC transporter ATP-binding protein, which translates to MATTRKEEPKVKSNWRGFARLLAQANPPKLVLSIALGLSIISTLVGLVIPLFTKNVVDSFSISSLNWAQISGMAIAFVASAVAAGISVYLLNFAGQRVVAGIRDRLWKKLLVLPISYYDSHQTGDTISRMTNDTAVIKGLIAEHMAGFVTGIISIIGSIVVLLFMDWKMTLIMFSVFPIAFVILFPLGRQMYKISKGMQAETAGFTSVLNRVLSEMRLVKAANAEPVEYKEGAAGIQRLFKFGLKEGRIQALMAPLVTFVMLMLFVVLFGYGGMQVASGAISAGQLVAFMLYLFQIVAPITQITQFFNQVQKAMGATDTILKVLDYEEENPHAGVHVTNASQSIHFDQVSFSYKEGESVLKNVSFTMEAGKVTAIVGPSGSGKTTMFSLLERFYTPQKGSVALGADRIDQFSLISWRSQIGYVSQESPLIAGTIRDNICYGLQHEVTLEELKRASQMAYADDFIEDLPQKYETEVGERGIKLSGGQRQRIAIARALLRDPKILMLDEATSSLDSKSEVVVQQALQNLMQGRTTLVIAHRLSTVVDADQIIFLDKGVVTGSGTHKQLLESHEMYREFATQQLQLQVQTSLDHSQLASVSSTEVHS; encoded by the coding sequence GCTGTTTACGAAGAATGTCGTCGATAGCTTCTCGATTAGTTCCCTGAATTGGGCACAAATTAGCGGTATGGCCATCGCTTTTGTTGCATCGGCTGTAGCTGCCGGGATTTCGGTGTACTTACTGAACTTTGCGGGACAGCGCGTTGTGGCAGGCATTCGGGATCGTTTGTGGAAGAAGCTGCTCGTGCTGCCGATTAGCTACTATGATAGCCATCAGACGGGAGATACCATCTCTCGGATGACGAATGATACGGCGGTCATTAAGGGACTCATTGCCGAGCATATGGCGGGTTTCGTCACGGGGATCATCTCGATCATTGGATCTATTGTCGTTCTTCTATTTATGGATTGGAAAATGACGCTCATCATGTTCAGCGTATTCCCGATAGCCTTCGTCATTCTTTTTCCGCTGGGGCGGCAAATGTACAAAATATCCAAAGGCATGCAAGCCGAGACAGCTGGTTTCACCTCCGTGCTGAATCGAGTGCTATCGGAAATGCGCTTAGTAAAGGCAGCCAATGCCGAGCCAGTTGAGTATAAAGAAGGTGCTGCAGGGATTCAAAGGCTTTTCAAATTCGGGCTTAAAGAGGGCCGAATTCAAGCATTAATGGCACCGCTGGTCACCTTTGTCATGCTAATGCTGTTTGTCGTGCTTTTCGGGTATGGCGGCATGCAGGTTGCCTCCGGGGCTATTTCAGCTGGTCAGCTCGTTGCCTTCATGCTCTATTTGTTCCAAATTGTAGCGCCGATTACGCAAATTACACAGTTTTTCAATCAGGTACAGAAGGCGATGGGGGCGACCGATACGATCCTCAAGGTACTCGACTACGAAGAAGAGAATCCGCATGCTGGAGTACACGTCACGAATGCTTCGCAGTCGATTCACTTCGATCAGGTATCTTTCAGCTACAAAGAAGGGGAGTCTGTTCTGAAAAATGTCAGCTTCACCATGGAAGCAGGCAAAGTAACGGCAATTGTAGGACCGAGCGGGAGCGGTAAGACGACGATGTTCTCTCTTTTGGAAAGATTTTATACGCCGCAAAAAGGTTCAGTCGCGTTGGGGGCTGACCGAATTGATCAATTCTCGCTCATCTCTTGGAGGAGTCAGATTGGCTATGTTTCGCAGGAGAGCCCGCTGATTGCAGGCACGATTCGGGACAATATCTGTTACGGTTTGCAGCATGAAGTGACGCTGGAGGAGCTGAAGCGGGCTTCACAGATGGCATATGCCGATGACTTTATCGAGGACCTTCCGCAGAAGTATGAGACCGAGGTCGGTGAACGCGGCATCAAGCTGTCAGGTGGACAACGGCAGCGGATCGCCATTGCGCGAGCCCTGCTGCGGGATCCGAAGATATTGATGCTGGACGAAGCGACATCGAGTCTGGACAGTAAATCGGAGGTCGTTGTACAGCAAGCGCTGCAAAATTTGATGCAAGGACGCACTACGCTGGTGATTGCGCATCGCTTATCGACGGTAGTAGATGCCGACCAAATTATCTTTCTGGACAAAGGCGTCGTGACGGGCAGTGGGACACACAAGCAGTTGCTGGAGTCCCATGAGATGTACCGCGAGTTTGCTACGCAGCAGCTGCAGCTGCAAGTGCAGACGTCTTTAGATCACTCGCAGTTGGCATCCGTGTCATCTACCGAGGTTCATTCCTAA